The proteins below are encoded in one region of Sporosarcina sp. FSL K6-1508:
- a CDS encoding YjdJ family protein has protein sequence MSFKIIIQLGFASVLLLLSTGAAWYEGGTIVNEPWEWKHTAIFSQKANGSVDSINDILPIDHFVYAAKFAPTFPLLMLLSSTYLIVLIGFILLKRNVKTFSYFLVCIGFLFLFLSGFLSDSPTTGLKILFNTCLIIGILSIGIALLRFFYDKTKEVY, from the coding sequence GTGTCTTTTAAAATTATTATCCAACTTGGTTTTGCTTCAGTGCTTTTATTACTGTCTACTGGCGCTGCCTGGTATGAAGGCGGCACAATAGTAAATGAACCTTGGGAATGGAAGCATACAGCGATTTTTTCTCAGAAGGCGAATGGATCAGTGGATTCCATAAATGATATTTTACCAATCGACCATTTTGTATATGCAGCTAAATTCGCCCCTACATTTCCTTTACTGATGTTACTTAGCAGCACTTATCTTATAGTCCTCATAGGTTTTATTCTACTCAAGCGTAATGTTAAGACTTTTTCTTATTTTCTAGTTTGTATTGGTTTTTTATTCCTTTTCTTAAGTGGGTTTCTATCTGATTCCCCTACCACGGGTCTGAAAATACTTTTCAATACTTGTCTAATAATAGGGATTTTATCCATAGGCATCGCATTACTGAGATTTTTTTATGATAAGACTAAGGAAGTCTATTAA
- a CDS encoding GNAT family N-acetyltransferase: protein MIKQIDITNPKLAQEILTVQIPSYLVEAELINFHDIPPLNDTVQSLQQCGETFFGYYLNNELCGAISMMMENEVIDIHRLMVHPEHFRKGIARKLLNFIEEIEQNCTSIIVSTGSGNTPAVHFYLTSGFIITGEKIVQGGLSLTSFSKNIR, encoded by the coding sequence ATGATAAAACAAATCGATATTACAAATCCCAAGCTTGCACAAGAAATATTAACTGTTCAAATCCCTTCATATCTTGTTGAAGCTGAACTGATAAACTTTCATGATATCCCTCCATTAAATGATACAGTCCAATCTTTGCAACAATGCGGAGAAACTTTTTTCGGTTATTATTTAAACAATGAATTATGCGGGGCGATTTCTATGATGATGGAAAATGAAGTAATCGATATCCATCGGTTAATGGTTCATCCTGAACATTTCAGAAAAGGTATTGCAAGAAAGTTGCTAAATTTCATTGAAGAGATTGAACAAAACTGCACATCAATAATTGTCTCGACTGGTTCAGGAAATACTCCTGCTGTACATTTTTATTTAACTAGTGGTTTTATCATAACAGGTGAAAAAATAGTACAGGGAGGGTTATCGCTCACTTCGTTCAGTAAGAATATCAGGTAG
- a CDS encoding amino acid ABC transporter permease, whose amino-acid sequence MDFSGAFSPENLRFLVEGFYVTLKVALISIILSFIIGGAIGTLRFAKVPILSKVLAVVVETIRNLPLLLVILFTYFALPEMGINLSITASAIVALTVFESAMLAEIVRGGLNSVEKGQMEAARSSGLTYVQALRTVILPQALRRMVPNLVSQFISLLKDTSLAVVIALPELLHNAKILQAHYPNDVIPIFILIALMYFVVNYALSLIAGRLELKTT is encoded by the coding sequence ATGGATTTTTCAGGTGCATTTAGTCCAGAAAATCTTAGGTTTTTAGTAGAAGGCTTTTATGTTACGTTAAAAGTTGCCCTTATTTCAATTATATTAAGTTTTATTATTGGAGGGGCAATCGGAACATTACGATTTGCTAAAGTACCTATCCTTTCAAAAGTATTAGCGGTAGTCGTAGAAACAATTCGGAATTTACCGCTTCTTCTTGTTATATTGTTTACTTATTTTGCACTGCCAGAGATGGGTATTAACCTAAGTATTACTGCTTCTGCTATTGTGGCATTGACCGTTTTTGAATCAGCCATGCTCGCTGAAATTGTTCGAGGTGGATTGAATTCTGTTGAAAAAGGACAAATGGAAGCTGCACGTTCATCAGGACTGACGTACGTTCAAGCATTGAGAACGGTTATTTTGCCACAAGCCCTTCGAAGAATGGTACCAAATCTTGTTAGTCAGTTTATATCACTCCTAAAAGATACATCGCTTGCGGTTGTTATAGCACTTCCAGAACTGCTGCATAACGCTAAAATCCTACAAGCTCACTACCCAAACGACGTGATTCCAATCTTTATTTTAATTGCATTGATGTACTTCGTCGTTAATTATGCGTTGTCTCTCATTGCAGGAAGACTAGAATTGAAAACTACCTAA
- a CDS encoding amino acid ABC transporter permease: MLDFSILINYFDMYWDGFKVTLMISFIALIGSFFFGALVAVMRIVPIAPLRWIATAYVEFFRNIPLLVIVFFFYIGTPSLGLQLSGFTAGTIGLTIYTSAFIAEAIRSGILSVPDGQMEAARSSGLTYGQTMRMIILPQAIKIVVPPIGNQFINLVKNSSILALIAGTELMYQADLISAKTYVVFDVYIFVALFYLVITIPLSLGVSYLEKRLASSH; this comes from the coding sequence ATGCTGGATTTCTCAATTCTAATAAATTATTTTGATATGTATTGGGATGGATTTAAAGTTACGTTAATGATTAGTTTTATTGCGTTAATTGGAAGCTTTTTTTTCGGTGCTTTAGTCGCGGTCATGAGAATCGTACCGATTGCACCGCTCCGCTGGATAGCCACTGCATATGTTGAGTTTTTCCGAAATATTCCACTGCTCGTAATTGTATTTTTCTTTTATATTGGTACACCGAGCTTAGGCCTGCAACTCTCAGGATTTACTGCGGGAACAATTGGATTGACGATTTATACATCTGCATTTATTGCGGAAGCGATCCGTTCTGGTATATTGTCAGTCCCAGATGGGCAAATGGAAGCTGCAAGATCTTCTGGCTTAACCTATGGCCAGACAATGAGAATGATCATCTTACCTCAAGCAATCAAAATTGTAGTACCTCCTATTGGCAACCAATTTATTAATTTAGTGAAAAACTCATCTATTTTGGCTCTCATTGCCGGGACCGAACTGATGTATCAGGCAGACCTCATTTCAGCTAAAACGTATGTAGTTTTTGATGTGTACATATTCGTCGCTCTATTTTATTTAGTCATTACCATTCCATTAAGCTTAGGCGTATCATACCTTGAAAAACGTCTTGCTAGTAGCCATTAA
- a CDS encoding transporter substrate-binding domain-containing protein has product MFKKKKLLLLTITALMSVMLLAACNSGDDNASGGKDGDSGKNVLETIKKRDKIIFGVKYDTKLFGLKDPTTGEVEGFDIDIAKQLAKEILGDETKVKFVEVTSKTRIPLLNKGDIDAIIATMTVSEERKKEVDFSEVYFEAGQSLLVKKGSSIQSIDDLTKDTTVIAVKGSTSTDNIREAVPEAPVLEFENYAEAFTALKAGKGEVLTTDDSILAGMASEDDSFELVGEKFTEEPYGIAVKKGEKEFTDALNSGLESLISSGDFDTIYDSWFDGLLK; this is encoded by the coding sequence ATGTTTAAGAAGAAAAAATTACTTTTGCTGACAATAACTGCACTTATGTCGGTTATGCTTTTGGCTGCTTGTAATTCAGGGGACGACAATGCGAGCGGTGGAAAAGACGGAGATAGTGGAAAAAACGTGCTTGAAACAATAAAAAAACGTGATAAAATCATTTTCGGAGTAAAATATGACACAAAATTATTTGGCTTAAAAGATCCAACAACAGGTGAAGTTGAAGGTTTTGATATCGATATTGCAAAACAATTAGCAAAAGAAATTCTTGGCGATGAAACTAAAGTTAAATTTGTAGAAGTAACGTCAAAAACAAGAATCCCATTATTAAATAAAGGTGATATCGATGCAATTATCGCGACAATGACAGTCTCAGAAGAACGTAAAAAAGAAGTTGATTTCTCAGAAGTATACTTCGAAGCTGGTCAATCCCTACTCGTGAAAAAGGGAAGCTCTATTCAAAGCATTGATGATCTTACAAAGGATACAACTGTAATTGCTGTAAAAGGGTCTACGTCTACTGATAATATACGTGAAGCAGTTCCAGAAGCACCCGTCTTAGAATTTGAAAACTATGCAGAAGCTTTTACAGCACTGAAAGCTGGAAAAGGTGAAGTGTTAACAACAGATGACTCAATCCTCGCAGGGATGGCTTCTGAAGATGATTCTTTTGAATTAGTTGGTGAAAAATTCACAGAAGAGCCTTATGGAATTGCTGTGAAAAAAGGGGAAAAAGAGTTTACAGATGCACTAAATTCTGGACTTGAATCACTAATATCGAGCGGGGACTTTGATACTATTTATGATAGTTGGTTTGACGGTTTGTTGAAATAA
- a CDS encoding amino acid ABC transporter ATP-binding protein, whose protein sequence is MISFEHVNKYYGDFHVLNDINLTMKDGEVVVIIGPSGSGKSTLLRCINRLETITDGSLTVNDIAVNDKKTDINKLRRNIGMVFQHFNLYPHKTVLQNITLAPINVLKHSAEEAKKTAMYYLEKVGIPDKASSYPSQLSGGQQQRVAIARELAMKPDIMLFDEPTSALDPEMVGEVLDVMKTLAKEGMTMVVVTHEMGFAKEVGDRIVFIDQGKILEEAVPVEFFENPQEERAQVFLSRILNH, encoded by the coding sequence ATGATTTCATTTGAGCACGTTAACAAATATTATGGGGATTTTCATGTTCTGAATGATATTAATCTCACTATGAAAGATGGAGAGGTTGTAGTCATTATCGGTCCATCTGGCTCTGGTAAAAGTACATTGCTCAGATGTATAAACAGGCTCGAGACAATTACAGACGGCTCTCTTACCGTTAATGATATCGCAGTCAATGACAAGAAAACGGATATTAACAAGTTGAGACGAAATATCGGAATGGTATTCCAACACTTTAATCTATATCCTCATAAAACAGTTCTCCAAAACATTACACTGGCGCCTATCAATGTCTTGAAGCATTCAGCAGAAGAGGCAAAAAAGACTGCGATGTATTACTTGGAAAAGGTTGGGATTCCTGACAAAGCATCATCCTACCCGTCACAGTTATCGGGGGGACAACAGCAACGCGTTGCAATTGCGAGAGAACTTGCTATGAAACCCGATATTATGCTTTTTGATGAGCCTACATCTGCGCTAGATCCAGAAATGGTCGGCGAAGTGTTGGATGTCATGAAAACGCTTGCAAAAGAAGGCATGACGATGGTTGTCGTTACACATGAAATGGGATTTGCTAAAGAAGTTGGAGACCGTATTGTCTTCATAGATCAAGGCAAAATTTTAGAAGAGGCAGTTCCGGTTGAGTTTTTCGAAAACCCACAAGAAGAACGGGCCCAAGTCTTTCTCAGCCGTATATTAAATCATTAA
- a CDS encoding phosphatidylglycerophosphatase A family protein — protein MHDETKVVHSKVVTDATKAALKRRGVTLEAIAEIVFEMQYPYNEGLTMDHCLESIEGVLRKRELQHAILVGIELDELAEQGKLSAPLQQIVESDEGLFGVDETIALGAVFTYGSIAVTTFGHLDKNKMGIINELDTKKGRGIHTFLDDLVASVAACAASRIAHRTRDLQEAGETFEDIKPDETMPETKVKGAQI, from the coding sequence ATGCATGATGAAACAAAAGTAGTTCATTCAAAAGTTGTGACAGATGCTACAAAAGCAGCTTTGAAAAGGCGTGGGGTGACGTTGGAAGCAATTGCTGAAATCGTCTTTGAAATGCAATATCCTTATAATGAGGGTCTCACGATGGACCACTGCCTCGAATCCATCGAAGGGGTGCTCCGGAAACGGGAACTCCAACATGCGATTCTTGTAGGAATCGAATTAGATGAGCTTGCAGAACAGGGGAAACTGTCCGCTCCATTGCAACAAATCGTTGAGTCAGATGAAGGACTTTTTGGGGTCGATGAAACAATTGCACTGGGTGCCGTATTTACATATGGTTCAATCGCAGTGACAACATTCGGTCACCTCGATAAAAACAAAATGGGTATCATTAACGAGCTGGATACGAAAAAGGGAAGAGGGATCCATACGTTCCTTGATGACCTCGTGGCTAGTGTTGCAGCTTGTGCAGCGTCAAGAATTGCGCATAGGACGCGTGATCTTCAAGAGGCGGGCGAAACATTCGAAGATATTAAACCTGATGAAACGATGCCAGAGACAAAAGTGAAGGGTGCACAAATTTAA
- a CDS encoding alpha/beta hydrolase translates to MKNGKIEDLTIYSKELGEEMQLLIHLPHNYSPLYKYSILIASDGKDYFQFGRVGRVIDEFIEAEEIENVIVVGVPYKSVAERRRLYHPEGDLREAYIRFLAHELVPYIDDNYPTYQIGAGRALIGDSLAATISLLTALKYPNIFGKVILHSPYVDNLVLETVEAVKDSSCFSIYHVIGKGETKVNTQVDGVQDFLTPNRALNELIVKKGFPYFYEEFDGDHTWKHWQPDVRRAIQMVFAH, encoded by the coding sequence ATGAAAAACGGAAAGATAGAAGATCTTACAATTTACAGTAAAGAACTTGGCGAGGAAATGCAGTTGCTTATCCATTTACCACATAACTATTCTCCTCTATATAAATACTCAATACTTATCGCTTCGGATGGTAAAGATTATTTCCAGTTCGGACGGGTTGGCCGAGTCATTGATGAATTTATAGAAGCTGAAGAAATTGAAAATGTTATTGTTGTCGGCGTTCCATATAAGAGTGTCGCAGAACGCAGACGGTTGTATCACCCTGAGGGAGATCTCCGCGAAGCCTATATCCGCTTCCTCGCTCATGAACTTGTTCCATACATTGATGATAATTACCCGACTTATCAGATTGGAGCAGGCAGAGCACTAATCGGTGATTCACTGGCTGCAACGATTTCCCTTCTAACTGCATTGAAATATCCTAATATATTCGGGAAAGTGATCCTTCATTCTCCTTATGTCGACAACTTGGTGCTAGAAACTGTCGAAGCCGTGAAAGATTCTTCCTGTTTCTCAATTTATCATGTTATTGGGAAAGGAGAAACCAAGGTGAATACGCAAGTTGACGGTGTTCAGGACTTCCTTACACCTAATCGTGCGCTAAATGAGTTGATCGTAAAAAAAGGGTTTCCATACTTCTATGAAGAATTTGATGGAGACCATACATGGAAGCATTGGCAACCTGATGTCCGGCGTGCAATTCAAATGGTATTCGCCCATTAA
- a CDS encoding YjcG family protein gives MKYGVVAFPSKKLQDLANGYRKRYDPHYALITPHLTVKGVFEANDQEIEEVSKAIREITKKHAPFELNVSKVGTFAPITNTIYFKATLNDDLAALHKDLNSNFFGDKPEFAFVPHVTIAQKLSSGEHDDIIGQLKMIGVNHSEMIDRLHLLYQLEDGSWTVYETFRLDEDN, from the coding sequence ATGAAATACGGCGTTGTAGCATTCCCATCAAAAAAACTTCAAGATCTTGCAAACGGTTACCGGAAAAGATACGATCCGCACTATGCCCTAATTACTCCACATTTGACGGTTAAAGGGGTATTCGAAGCGAATGACCAAGAAATTGAAGAAGTTTCAAAGGCTATCAGAGAAATAACAAAAAAACACGCCCCATTTGAACTAAATGTGTCGAAAGTCGGGACATTCGCGCCCATCACGAATACAATTTACTTCAAAGCAACTCTGAATGATGATTTGGCTGCATTGCATAAAGATCTGAACTCTAACTTCTTCGGAGACAAACCTGAATTTGCATTCGTTCCCCACGTGACGATTGCACAAAAATTGTCTTCAGGTGAACACGATGATATCATCGGTCAACTTAAAATGATTGGTGTCAATCATTCAGAAATGATTGACAGACTGCACCTTCTCTATCAATTGGAAGATGGCTCTTGGACGGTATATGAAACATTCCGCCTTGACGAGGATAACTGA
- a CDS encoding GNAT family N-acetyltransferase, with the protein MFEVRFATSDLEQEDAFSVRRKVFVEEQGVPLDLELDHFDKTAAHFVVYSSDSPIGAGRIREINDGIGKVERVCVLVEYRGKHLGNLVMHALEEHATKTGMNKIILNAQSYAVPFYEKLGYVITSPEFMDADIPHRAMEKIMVRKA; encoded by the coding sequence TTGTTCGAAGTACGATTCGCAACTTCTGACCTTGAACAAGAAGATGCATTTTCTGTCAGAAGGAAAGTGTTCGTGGAAGAACAAGGGGTACCACTCGACCTCGAACTAGACCATTTCGATAAGACCGCAGCGCATTTCGTCGTCTATTCGTCTGATTCACCCATCGGCGCAGGCCGTATCAGGGAAATCAACGATGGAATCGGGAAAGTCGAACGAGTTTGTGTGCTAGTCGAGTACCGGGGGAAACACCTTGGAAATCTTGTCATGCATGCGCTTGAAGAGCATGCTACAAAAACAGGAATGAACAAAATTATTTTAAACGCACAATCATATGCTGTCCCTTTCTATGAAAAGTTAGGGTATGTCATTACTTCTCCTGAATTCATGGACGCAGATATACCCCACCGTGCAATGGAAAAAATTATGGTGAGAAAAGCGTAA
- a CDS encoding stage VI sporulation protein F codes for MNDSFFRKIESKTGVPMEEVFALANAIQFADFSDERQVRKIIRKVGKLAKKDVPQHTEDELVNSILKNGKAVNIADIQDMLGRQ; via the coding sequence ATGAATGATTCATTTTTCCGGAAAATCGAATCAAAGACAGGAGTCCCGATGGAAGAAGTGTTTGCGTTAGCAAACGCCATCCAATTTGCGGATTTCAGTGATGAACGACAAGTGAGGAAAATCATACGGAAAGTCGGAAAGCTTGCAAAAAAAGATGTGCCTCAGCATACAGAAGATGAGCTGGTCAATTCTATTTTGAAGAATGGCAAAGCAGTAAATATCGCTGATATTCAAGATATGTTAGGCCGGCAATAA
- a CDS encoding YjcZ family sporulation protein — MFGGCNSYGGGYGGGCGGYEPERGGSYGGSTFVLIVVLFILLIIVGRSFCV, encoded by the coding sequence ATGTTTGGAGGATGTAATTCCTATGGTGGCGGATACGGCGGCGGATGCGGCGGTTACGAACCGGAAAGAGGCGGTAGCTATGGCGGCTCAACATTTGTTCTAATCGTAGTTCTCTTCATCTTGCTCATTATTGTGGGCCGCAGTTTTTGTGTTTAA
- the spoVAE gene encoding stage V sporulation protein AE → MVSIFITAFIVGGLICVVGQLLFDVAKLTPAHTLCILVVTGSVLDGLGLYEPFIDFAGAGATIPITSFGNALTHGAMAEAEKHGLIGVMTGMFEVTSSGISSAILFGFIAALIFKSKGKV, encoded by the coding sequence ATGGTTTCAATTTTCATTACAGCGTTTATTGTAGGTGGGCTCATCTGCGTAGTCGGACAGCTATTATTCGACGTAGCAAAACTGACCCCGGCGCATACATTATGTATATTAGTTGTTACGGGTTCAGTATTAGATGGTTTAGGTCTATATGAGCCTTTCATCGACTTTGCCGGGGCCGGAGCAACAATACCGATTACTTCGTTCGGTAATGCATTGACCCATGGTGCGATGGCAGAAGCTGAAAAACATGGTCTGATTGGCGTTATGACAGGAATGTTTGAAGTGACCAGTTCGGGAATCAGTTCTGCTATTTTGTTTGGATTCATTGCCGCTCTTATTTTTAAATCGAAAGGAAAAGTTTAA
- a CDS encoding stage V sporulation protein AD — protein MVARGLLTFKTTPSIVATGVTAGPLEKKSPFADKFDKIYDDERCGMKTNEHAHAKMMEDACMIALSKEDSVPGDADFLLIGDLVNQMTPSNFAAATIGIPYIGMFSACATSVSSLVMAALLTEMGMSTCAVAGASSQHNAVERQFRYPVEYGSQKPPTSQWTVTAAGVVAVTPHKKGFPSIECATIGCATDLGMTDPLNMGAAMAPAAADTLTRHLKGHGKKVSDYDVIMTGDLGKTGFELYKTLAGNQGFDVSDVFRDAGKEFYGADTSFLSGASGAGCSAAVFFTEVIDKMMAGEYKRVLLIATGALLSPLSFQQGDTIPCIAHAVELTMK, from the coding sequence ATGGTAGCGCGCGGTCTTTTGACATTCAAAACGACACCTTCCATTGTGGCAACAGGGGTAACGGCAGGTCCTTTGGAAAAGAAAAGTCCATTCGCTGACAAGTTCGATAAGATTTATGATGATGAACGCTGTGGAATGAAAACGAATGAGCATGCCCATGCAAAAATGATGGAAGACGCATGCATGATTGCCTTAAGCAAAGAGGACTCCGTACCGGGCGATGCTGATTTTCTTTTAATTGGAGACCTGGTCAACCAAATGACACCATCAAACTTTGCAGCGGCGACCATAGGAATTCCTTATATCGGTATGTTTTCGGCTTGTGCAACATCCGTTTCCTCGCTCGTCATGGCAGCATTATTGACGGAAATGGGCATGTCTACATGTGCTGTTGCGGGAGCATCAAGCCAACATAACGCGGTCGAGCGACAATTCCGTTATCCAGTTGAGTATGGATCCCAAAAACCACCAACATCCCAATGGACTGTCACAGCAGCAGGAGTAGTTGCCGTAACTCCCCATAAAAAAGGATTTCCTTCTATAGAGTGTGCGACAATCGGTTGTGCAACAGACCTCGGGATGACAGATCCTCTGAATATGGGAGCAGCTATGGCTCCCGCAGCGGCAGATACGCTCACTCGGCATCTGAAAGGACATGGCAAAAAAGTAAGCGACTATGACGTAATCATGACAGGAGATCTTGGAAAGACGGGTTTTGAATTGTACAAGACGCTCGCTGGGAATCAAGGGTTTGACGTATCAGACGTATTCCGCGATGCAGGCAAAGAATTTTATGGTGCAGATACATCTTTTTTATCCGGTGCAAGTGGAGCTGGTTGTTCAGCGGCCGTTTTTTTCACGGAGGTAATTGATAAAATGATGGCGGGTGAATATAAGCGAGTCCTTCTTATTGCGACGGGTGCACTTTTATCTCCACTATCGTTTCAGCAAGGGGATACGATTCCATGCATTGCGCATGCAGTCGAACTAACGATGAAATGA
- the spoVAC gene encoding stage V sporulation protein AC, producing the protein MDEKKYAKLEKETSPKTPILRNIIFAFLTGGTICLIGQFVSLFYMTFFDFTERTASNPTVSTMIFFAMLLTGFGLYKKIAQFGGAGSAVPITGFGNAVISAAIEHKSEGYVLGVGGNIFKLAGSVILFGVFSAFIVALIKTILVKLGVVSW; encoded by the coding sequence ATGGATGAAAAAAAATACGCAAAGTTAGAAAAAGAAACTTCTCCAAAAACACCAATACTGCGAAATATCATTTTTGCGTTTTTGACTGGTGGGACAATCTGTTTAATAGGTCAATTCGTTTCTTTGTTTTATATGACATTTTTTGATTTCACCGAACGGACGGCTAGTAATCCGACAGTTTCTACAATGATATTTTTTGCAATGCTGTTAACAGGTTTTGGACTATATAAGAAAATTGCTCAATTCGGAGGGGCGGGGAGTGCGGTTCCGATAACAGGTTTTGGCAATGCAGTTATTTCCGCTGCAATTGAGCATAAGTCGGAGGGATACGTCCTTGGGGTTGGCGGTAATATATTTAAACTCGCAGGTTCAGTCATCCTATTCGGTGTATTTTCTGCTTTCATAGTAGCCCTTATAAAAACAATTTTAGTTAAACTTGGAGTTGTATCATGGTAG
- a CDS encoding CotY/CotZ family spore coat protein, producing the protein MGCGRNEDVNETKHQDNCVCEVVRFIKRLQDAGTDEDCVECDTDCFMAPLGSISSPARNRINTRVFMLLTENGDPFKAMFRPESRNHYLHNCFSTFFRVQNVFDGCCATLQVLAPLDKLGKTVDIIDCGKLDLEALCKVERFGPTDSCITVDLTCFCGIQCIKDTYIDFCDED; encoded by the coding sequence ATGGGATGTGGAAGAAATGAAGATGTTAACGAAACAAAACACCAAGACAATTGTGTCTGTGAAGTAGTCCGGTTCATCAAGCGTTTACAAGATGCTGGAACAGATGAGGATTGCGTAGAATGCGATACAGATTGTTTCATGGCACCGCTCGGCAGTATTTCCAGCCCGGCGCGTAACCGCATTAACACACGTGTTTTTATGCTTTTAACGGAAAATGGTGATCCATTCAAAGCAATGTTCCGTCCAGAGAGCAGAAACCATTATCTTCACAATTGTTTCTCAACTTTCTTCAGAGTACAAAACGTCTTTGACGGCTGCTGTGCAACATTGCAAGTATTAGCACCTTTAGATAAACTCGGAAAAACGGTCGATATTATTGATTGTGGTAAATTAGATCTTGAAGCACTATGTAAAGTAGAAAGGTTTGGACCGACGGATTCATGTATTACAGTCGACTTGACTTGTTTCTGCGGAATCCAATGTATTAAAGATACGTATATCGACTTCTGCGACGAAGATTAA
- the mgtE gene encoding magnesium transporter: protein MHERIRKEGVAVNINEEYKEEIIFDEEKLKETLIQQDIKSFRDEYLLLHPYDRAIFYEKIDSELREIIYQYLSPKELAEIFETSEISDDEYKQFLQEMDTTYAADMISFMFVDNAVDVLNELDKSQVVSYLTLMDKQAAAEIKALLHYEEYTAGSIMTTEYVSIPQNSTVRSAMTILRNEAPKAETIYYVFVVDDNNRLTGVISLRDLIIAHEDTLISSIMSERVVNVLVSEDQEDVARMIKDYNFLAVPVVDFQQHILGIITVDDIIDVLDEEASDDYSKLAGVSNMDTFDKNSFSAMKKRLPWLLILLVLGMLTANLIDLFTETISKVALLAAFIPLIAGTAGNSGTQALAVAVRGIATGDVEDESKFKLLLREAGTGLMTGLTCAIFVVGLIYVWKHEFVIGLLVGAAIFVSIFVATISGSFIPLLMHKMKIDPAVASGPFITTLNDVISVIIYLGLATVFISDL from the coding sequence ATGCACGAGAGAATTAGAAAGGAAGGTGTAGCTGTGAACATAAATGAAGAGTACAAAGAAGAAATCATTTTTGATGAAGAGAAGTTGAAAGAGACGCTTATTCAACAGGACATAAAATCTTTCCGCGATGAATATCTACTCCTTCATCCGTATGATCGAGCAATTTTTTATGAAAAAATCGATTCTGAGCTCAGAGAAATCATTTATCAATACTTATCGCCGAAAGAATTGGCAGAAATTTTCGAGACGAGTGAAATCAGCGACGATGAATATAAACAGTTCCTTCAGGAGATGGACACGACGTATGCAGCAGACATGATTTCGTTCATGTTCGTCGATAACGCGGTAGATGTCCTGAATGAACTCGACAAATCACAAGTTGTCAGTTATTTGACATTGATGGATAAACAAGCGGCCGCTGAAATCAAAGCCTTACTTCATTATGAGGAGTATACTGCAGGTTCGATTATGACAACGGAATATGTTTCAATTCCGCAGAATTCGACAGTCCGTTCTGCAATGACGATTTTGCGCAATGAAGCACCGAAAGCGGAAACAATTTATTATGTGTTTGTTGTAGATGACAATAATCGGTTAACAGGTGTCATTTCGCTCCGTGATCTTATCATTGCACATGAGGATACGCTAATCAGTTCAATTATGAGCGAGCGTGTTGTAAATGTTCTTGTTTCGGAAGATCAGGAAGACGTCGCTCGAATGATTAAAGACTATAATTTCCTTGCCGTCCCGGTCGTAGATTTCCAACAGCATATATTGGGGATCATTACGGTCGATGATATTATCGATGTACTTGATGAAGAAGCGTCAGATGACTACTCTAAACTTGCCGGGGTTTCCAATATGGATACCTTTGACAAAAACTCATTTTCAGCAATGAAGAAAAGACTTCCTTGGTTACTGATTCTATTAGTATTGGGAATGCTTACTGCGAATCTGATAGATTTGTTTACAGAAACAATATCAAAAGTTGCACTGCTTGCAGCATTTATTCCGTTAATTGCAGGTACTGCCGGAAATAGCGGAACGCAAGCACTTGCTGTTGCTGTACGCGGTATTGCGACAGGTGATGTGGAGGACGAAAGTAAATTCAAATTGCTTCTTCGCGAGGCAGGAACAGGACTTATGACAGGACTTACCTGTGCAATATTTGTTGTAGGACTCATTTATGTTTGGAAACATGAATTCGTAATTGGTCTTTTAGTGGGTGCCGCAATTTTTGTTTCGATTTTTGTCGCAACAATTTCTGGCTCGTTCATTCCATTGCTCATGCATAAAATGAAAATTGACCCTGCAGTTGCTTCCGGTCCTTTCATTACAACATTAAATGATGTGATTAGCGTTATTATTTATCTTGGTCTAGCAACGGTTTTCATCAGTGATCTTTAG